The following are from one region of the Mauremys reevesii isolate NIE-2019 linkage group 2, ASM1616193v1, whole genome shotgun sequence genome:
- the PLAG1 gene encoding zinc finger protein PLAG1 isoform X2, which produces MATHSPEKTHKCNYCEKMFHRKDHLKNHLHTHNPNKEAFKCEECGKNYNTKLGFKRHLALHAATSGDLTCKVCLQTFESTGVLLEHLKTHAGKSSGGVKEKKHQCEHCDRRFYTRKDVRRHMVVHTGRKDFLCQYCAQRFGRKDHLTRHMKKSHNQELLKVKTEPMDLLDPFTCNVSVPIKDELLPVMSLPSSELTSKPFTNTLQLNLYNTQIQSMQSSASAHQMVTTSLPLGMPCPIDMESVHPSHQLSLKYPLSSTSYAISMPEKEQPLKGEIESYLMELQSGIPSSSQDSQASSSKLGLDPQVGPLDDGSGEVSLSKSSVSISEPLNTQPLDFSQLFSFIPVNGPPYNPSVSVGNLGMSYTQEEAHSSMAQLPPQTQDPHDPSNSIGLGSLHSLSAAFASSLSTTTTLPRFHQAFQ; this is translated from the coding sequence ATGGCTACTCATTCTCCTGAGAAAACCCACAAGTGTAATTATTGTGAGAAAATGTTTCACCGAAAAGATCACCTAAAGAATCACCTACATACACACAATCCCAACAAAGAGGCCTTTAAGTGTGAAGAATGTGGAAAGAACTACAATACCAAGCTTGGGTTTAAGCGTCACCTGGCTTTGCATGCTGCAACAAGCGGTGACCTCACCTGTAAGGTATGTTTGCAGACATTTGAAAGCACGGGAGTGCTGCTGGAGCACCTAAAAACTCATGCAGGCAAGTCATCGGGTGGAGTAAAGGAGaaaaagcaccagtgtgaacaCTGTGATCGTCGGTTCTACACCCGAAAGGATGTCCGTAGACACATGGTAGTGCACACTGGAAGAAAGGACTTCCTCTGTCAGTATTGTGCACAGAGATTCGGGCGGAAAGATCACCTAACACGCCATATGAAGAAAAGTCACAACCAAGAACTTTTGAAGGTCAAAACAGAGCCAATGGACCTTCTAGATCCCTTTACCTGCAATGTTTCTGTGCCTATAAAGGATGAGCTGCTTCCAGTGATGTCTTTACCTTCCAGTGAGCTGACATCAAAGCCATTTACAAACACTTTACAATTGAATCTCTACAACACTCAAATTCAGTCCATGCAGAGTTCTGCGTCTGCACACCAAATGGTCACCACATCATTACCCTTGGGAATGCCTTGTCCAATAGATATGGAGTCTGTCCACCCATCTCACCAGCTATCTTTGAAATATCCACTCAGTTCTACCTCATATGCAATTTCTATGCCTGAAAAAGAACAGCCATTGAAAGGGGAAATTGAAAGTTACTTAATGGAGTTGCAAAGTGGTATACCTTCTTCATCCCAGGATTCTCAAGCATCTTCATCTAAATTAGGGTTGGATCCTCAAGTAGGGCCACTAGATGATGGATCTGGGGAGGTTTCCCTTTCTAAAAGCTCTGTTTCCATTAGTGAACCTCTAAATACCCAACCGTTGGACTTTTCTCAGTTGTTCAGCTTCATACCAGTAAATGGCCCTCCCTATAACCCTTCTGTTTCAGTGGGAAATCTTGGAATGAGTTATACACAGGAGGAGGCACATTCTTCAATGGCTCAACTTCCACCACAAACACAGGATCCTCATGATCCTAGCAATAGTATAGGTCTTGGGTCCCTGCACTCATTGTCAGCAGCTTTCGCAAGTAGTCTAAGCACAACCACCACCCTACCACGTTTTCATCAAGCTTTCCAATAG
- the PLAG1 gene encoding zinc finger protein PLAG1 isoform X1 — translation MATVIPGDLSEVRDTQKVPSGKRKRGETKPRKNFPCQLCDKAFNSVEKLKVHSYSHTGERPYKCTQQDCTKAFVSKYKLLRHMATHSPEKTHKCNYCEKMFHRKDHLKNHLHTHNPNKEAFKCEECGKNYNTKLGFKRHLALHAATSGDLTCKVCLQTFESTGVLLEHLKTHAGKSSGGVKEKKHQCEHCDRRFYTRKDVRRHMVVHTGRKDFLCQYCAQRFGRKDHLTRHMKKSHNQELLKVKTEPMDLLDPFTCNVSVPIKDELLPVMSLPSSELTSKPFTNTLQLNLYNTQIQSMQSSASAHQMVTTSLPLGMPCPIDMESVHPSHQLSLKYPLSSTSYAISMPEKEQPLKGEIESYLMELQSGIPSSSQDSQASSSKLGLDPQVGPLDDGSGEVSLSKSSVSISEPLNTQPLDFSQLFSFIPVNGPPYNPSVSVGNLGMSYTQEEAHSSMAQLPPQTQDPHDPSNSIGLGSLHSLSAAFASSLSTTTTLPRFHQAFQ, via the exons ATGGCCACTGTCATCCCTGGTGATTTGTCAGAAGTAAGAGATACCCAGAAAGTCCCTTCAGGGAAACGTAAGCGTGGTGAAACCAAACCAAGAAAAAACTTTCCTTGCCAACTGTGTGACAAGGCCTTTAACAGTGTTGAGAAATTAAAGGTTCACTCATActctcacacaggagagaggccctacaaGTGCACACAACAAGACTGCACCAAGGCCTTTGTTTCTAAGTACAAATTACTAAG GCATATGGCTACTCATTCTCCTGAGAAAACCCACAAGTGTAATTATTGTGAGAAAATGTTTCACCGAAAAGATCACCTAAAGAATCACCTACATACACACAATCCCAACAAAGAGGCCTTTAAGTGTGAAGAATGTGGAAAGAACTACAATACCAAGCTTGGGTTTAAGCGTCACCTGGCTTTGCATGCTGCAACAAGCGGTGACCTCACCTGTAAGGTATGTTTGCAGACATTTGAAAGCACGGGAGTGCTGCTGGAGCACCTAAAAACTCATGCAGGCAAGTCATCGGGTGGAGTAAAGGAGaaaaagcaccagtgtgaacaCTGTGATCGTCGGTTCTACACCCGAAAGGATGTCCGTAGACACATGGTAGTGCACACTGGAAGAAAGGACTTCCTCTGTCAGTATTGTGCACAGAGATTCGGGCGGAAAGATCACCTAACACGCCATATGAAGAAAAGTCACAACCAAGAACTTTTGAAGGTCAAAACAGAGCCAATGGACCTTCTAGATCCCTTTACCTGCAATGTTTCTGTGCCTATAAAGGATGAGCTGCTTCCAGTGATGTCTTTACCTTCCAGTGAGCTGACATCAAAGCCATTTACAAACACTTTACAATTGAATCTCTACAACACTCAAATTCAGTCCATGCAGAGTTCTGCGTCTGCACACCAAATGGTCACCACATCATTACCCTTGGGAATGCCTTGTCCAATAGATATGGAGTCTGTCCACCCATCTCACCAGCTATCTTTGAAATATCCACTCAGTTCTACCTCATATGCAATTTCTATGCCTGAAAAAGAACAGCCATTGAAAGGGGAAATTGAAAGTTACTTAATGGAGTTGCAAAGTGGTATACCTTCTTCATCCCAGGATTCTCAAGCATCTTCATCTAAATTAGGGTTGGATCCTCAAGTAGGGCCACTAGATGATGGATCTGGGGAGGTTTCCCTTTCTAAAAGCTCTGTTTCCATTAGTGAACCTCTAAATACCCAACCGTTGGACTTTTCTCAGTTGTTCAGCTTCATACCAGTAAATGGCCCTCCCTATAACCCTTCTGTTTCAGTGGGAAATCTTGGAATGAGTTATACACAGGAGGAGGCACATTCTTCAATGGCTCAACTTCCACCACAAACACAGGATCCTCATGATCCTAGCAATAGTATAGGTCTTGGGTCCCTGCACTCATTGTCAGCAGCTTTCGCAAGTAGTCTAAGCACAACCACCACCCTACCACGTTTTCATCAAGCTTTCCAATAG